From a single Pseudomonas triticicola genomic region:
- a CDS encoding type II toxin-antitoxin system Phd/YefM family antitoxin — MEQLLANRSVSITELKRSPSTVIDQAGTEPIAVLNHNRPAAYLLAHATYQELLDRLRAAELREAIAASRNDLRPPVAADTVFAELDALIDGIEAEQNHG; from the coding sequence ATGGAGCAGCTGCTTGCTAATCGCTCGGTGAGTATTACCGAATTGAAACGCAGTCCCAGTACGGTGATTGACCAGGCTGGGACAGAACCCATCGCCGTTCTCAACCATAATCGTCCGGCTGCCTATTTATTAGCCCATGCGACATATCAAGAACTATTAGATCGTCTTCGAGCGGCTGAATTGCGTGAAGCGATTGCTGCAAGTCGAAATGATCTTCGTCCGCCTGTTGCAGCCGATACGGTATTTGCGGAGCTTGATGCGCTTATAGATGGCATCGAAGCTGAGCAAAATCATGGATGA
- the pgaD gene encoding poly-beta-1,6-N-acetyl-D-glucosamine biosynthesis protein PgaD has protein sequence MKIIRTRQRPFLVVIDVILTVLAWVGLLFLLVRGLWPLIETSGGPRIDHSAFDALGTLQVYMWVALVNAVILIGWARYQQRKSRSFAQRRLPSPVIGDEGLSKSFKLCDERFQKLRTPGVMTIHNDQDGDISHVETHLWPLQQQALPAPLAPLEHPRVIFLHAEEDDSREPVKRLT, from the coding sequence ATGAAAATTATCCGGACTCGCCAACGGCCCTTTCTGGTGGTGATCGACGTGATCCTCACCGTCCTGGCCTGGGTCGGCCTGCTGTTCCTGCTGGTACGCGGGTTATGGCCATTGATTGAAACCAGCGGCGGCCCGCGCATCGATCATTCGGCGTTCGATGCCTTGGGGACTCTGCAGGTTTATATGTGGGTGGCGCTGGTCAACGCGGTGATCCTGATCGGCTGGGCGCGTTACCAGCAACGCAAAAGCCGCAGCTTCGCCCAGCGCCGTTTGCCGTCGCCGGTAATTGGTGATGAAGGTCTGAGCAAGAGTTTCAAACTGTGCGATGAGCGTTTCCAGAAACTGCGCACGCCGGGGGTGATGACCATTCACAACGATCAGGACGGCGACATCAGCCATGTCGAAACGCATTTGTGGCCGCTTCAGCAGCAAGCACTACCGGCGCCGCTGGCACCTTTGGAGCATCCACGGGTGATCTTTCTGCATGCCGAAGAAGACGACAGTCGCGAGCCGGTGAAACGCCTGACCTGA
- a CDS encoding YbhB/YbcL family Raf kinase inhibitor-like protein has product MTRLTSLNPWLAAIAVTLCVQFPAQAQERFTLSIPGVSDNRLFTSAAASDAPGCGGKNQSPALSWNAGPAGTQSYAIVMHDPDGQKGLGVDHWIHYGIKPTTHQIAAGVGAKSALEGVGGTNSKGNTHYMGPCPPVGDSAHHYIIQIYALDLAPDALPAGLTRAEVMEKIKGHVLRNSSAVRRYHR; this is encoded by the coding sequence ATGACCCGATTGACCTCTCTCAACCCATGGCTGGCGGCCATCGCCGTGACCCTTTGCGTGCAGTTCCCGGCACAGGCCCAGGAGCGCTTCACCCTGAGCATCCCCGGCGTGTCGGATAACCGTCTGTTCACCTCGGCAGCGGCAAGTGACGCACCCGGTTGCGGCGGCAAGAACCAGTCGCCGGCGCTGAGCTGGAACGCCGGCCCGGCCGGTACCCAGAGTTACGCCATCGTCATGCACGACCCGGATGGCCAGAAAGGCTTGGGCGTCGATCACTGGATTCACTACGGCATCAAACCCACCACCCACCAGATCGCGGCCGGCGTCGGTGCCAAATCCGCGCTCGAAGGCGTCGGCGGCACCAACAGCAAAGGCAACACCCATTACATGGGCCCATGCCCGCCAGTGGGCGACAGCGCGCACCACTACATCATCCAGATCTACGCCCTCGACCTTGCCCCGGACGCCCTGCCTGCCGGCTTGACCCGCGCCGAAGTGATGGAAAAAATCAAAGGCCATGTGCTGCGTAACAGCAGCGCGGTGCGGCGTTATCACCGCTGA
- a CDS encoding FAD-dependent oxidoreductase: MSLHRVARFADVPQDRGLQVEIGDCKIVLLRANGELRAFQGLCPHAGAPLAEGAMCHGRLICPWHKAAYRAEDGGLCEPPSLDSLKRYPLELRGDEVWVDDQSLPDPHTPPADDPRTFVVVGAGAAGTACAAALREKGFGGRIVLVDGEPDAGYDRTVLSKFVLAGEMSPKEVPPLRDEAFYQAQRIERVQGEVTSLDAPGKTLHLNNGGILRYDAAVLATGGAPNPLKLPGAELANVFVLRSKAQAEQIINAAQPGQRAVIIGDSFIALECASALREFGLDVTVLARHAIPFAKQFGEAVGKAIRALHEEHGVKFISEHEATEIFGEDKVEGVLLDNGLRLAADLVLAGVGVHPATEPFESLPKEEDQSLRVDDGMRVSGGLWAIGDIATFPLNGQPTRIEHWRLAQQHARIAAANMLGGEEHYLDVPFFWTYHFGKNYDYLGHAQEWDEVEFSGEPEQPPFIGLFAKDGIVVAAVACDKQRAMALLAERMKQPLQMKEAWTLIQA; encoded by the coding sequence ATGTCCCTGCACCGTGTCGCCCGTTTCGCCGATGTCCCGCAAGACCGTGGCCTGCAAGTCGAAATCGGCGACTGCAAGATCGTCCTGCTGCGTGCCAACGGCGAGTTGCGGGCGTTTCAGGGCCTGTGTCCACATGCCGGCGCACCGTTGGCCGAGGGGGCGATGTGTCACGGCAGGTTGATCTGCCCCTGGCACAAGGCCGCGTACCGCGCCGAGGACGGTGGCCTGTGCGAGCCGCCATCGCTGGACAGTCTCAAGCGCTATCCACTGGAGTTGCGCGGCGATGAAGTCTGGGTCGATGACCAGTCGTTGCCCGATCCGCACACCCCGCCCGCTGACGACCCAAGAACGTTCGTGGTGGTCGGCGCCGGGGCGGCGGGTACGGCTTGCGCGGCGGCGTTGCGGGAGAAGGGTTTTGGCGGGCGCATCGTGCTGGTCGACGGCGAACCGGATGCCGGCTACGACCGTACGGTGTTGAGCAAATTTGTTCTCGCTGGAGAGATGTCACCGAAAGAAGTGCCGCCGCTACGCGATGAGGCGTTCTATCAAGCGCAACGGATTGAGCGCGTGCAAGGCGAAGTAACTTCACTCGACGCCCCAGGCAAAACGCTGCATCTGAACAACGGCGGCATCCTGCGCTACGACGCCGCTGTACTCGCCACCGGTGGCGCGCCCAATCCGTTGAAGCTGCCTGGTGCCGAGTTGGCCAACGTCTTCGTCCTGCGTTCGAAAGCACAGGCTGAACAGATCATCAACGCCGCTCAACCGGGCCAGCGCGCGGTGATCATCGGCGACAGTTTTATTGCTCTCGAATGCGCCTCAGCCCTGCGCGAGTTCGGCCTCGACGTCACCGTGCTGGCACGCCATGCAATCCCGTTTGCCAAGCAATTCGGCGAGGCCGTGGGCAAGGCGATTCGCGCCCTGCACGAAGAGCACGGGGTGAAGTTCATCAGCGAACACGAGGCTACGGAGATCTTTGGCGAGGACAAGGTCGAGGGCGTGCTGCTCGACAACGGTCTGCGCTTGGCAGCGGATCTGGTTCTCGCCGGCGTCGGCGTTCACCCGGCCACTGAACCTTTCGAATCATTGCCCAAGGAAGAAGACCAATCCTTGCGTGTCGATGACGGCATGCGCGTCAGCGGTGGCCTGTGGGCCATCGGCGATATCGCCACGTTTCCGTTGAACGGCCAGCCAACCCGCATTGAGCATTGGCGCCTGGCCCAGCAACACGCGCGCATCGCTGCGGCCAACATGCTCGGTGGCGAGGAACATTATCTGGATGTGCCGTTTTTCTGGACCTACCACTTTGGCAAGAACTACGACTATCTCGGTCACGCGCAGGAATGGGACGAGGTCGAGTTCAGCGGTGAGCCGGAACAGCCGCCGTTCATTGGCCTGTTTGCAAAAGACGGCATCGTCGTCGCGGCGGTGGCCTGCGACAAGCAACGCGCAATGGCGCTGCTGGCTGAGCGAATGAAGCAACCTCTGCAAATGAAAGAGGCCTGGACGCTGATCCAGGCCTGA
- a CDS encoding response regulator, which produces MTAVDLPAVPRVLIAEADPWSRDLLKQVLLNVRCDARLDLCADGQQALSLLSEVPYDLAIVDWELPGIDGLHVLRSVRQRKRNPPLPFILMSSRNDSASVREAIPLAPTAYLTKPLNMEGLTERLQGLLLNAGEAVVCEVPVLAPGMTLSVFLERRREQADGAPLMTDVQVAVKRSLNPEGLDLKLLEEEVRTDPQITAVLIAAANSAAQHYGAPVQTLAQALHRLGTGQSMNLILGLALKRSARLSDPCLADYAERYWGLSLHTAEYARTLARLLDLDQERCYCAGMLHRLGDLALLRCLQEWQQAGGELDELEEVGEALAKFGASYGSALRTRWRLPLELRELIASAYQLGGGVYSREALVMHMAAQMARLTEHEGVEELAKSRTARLLKIGLPELMRMRK; this is translated from the coding sequence ATGACTGCCGTTGATTTACCCGCCGTACCCCGGGTGCTGATTGCCGAGGCTGATCCCTGGTCCCGTGACCTGCTCAAACAAGTGCTGCTCAATGTGCGCTGCGATGCGCGCCTGGATTTGTGTGCCGATGGCCAGCAGGCGCTGTCGTTGCTCAGCGAGGTGCCCTATGACTTGGCCATCGTCGATTGGGAGCTGCCTGGCATCGACGGATTGCATGTGCTGCGCAGCGTCCGCCAGCGCAAACGCAATCCGCCGTTGCCGTTCATTCTGATGAGCAGCCGCAACGACAGCGCCAGCGTGCGCGAAGCGATTCCGCTCGCGCCGACGGCGTACCTGACCAAACCGTTGAACATGGAAGGCCTGACCGAGCGCTTGCAGGGCTTGCTGCTCAACGCTGGCGAAGCGGTGGTTTGCGAAGTGCCGGTGCTGGCGCCGGGCATGACCCTGTCGGTGTTCCTTGAGCGGCGTCGCGAGCAGGCCGATGGCGCGCCGCTGATGACCGACGTGCAAGTGGCGGTCAAGCGCAGCCTCAATCCCGAGGGGCTCGACCTCAAGCTGCTGGAGGAAGAGGTGCGCACCGATCCGCAGATTACCGCCGTGCTGATCGCAGCCGCCAACAGTGCCGCGCAACACTACGGCGCGCCGGTGCAAACCCTGGCCCAGGCGCTGCACCGACTCGGCACCGGGCAGAGCATGAACCTGATTCTCGGCCTGGCGCTCAAACGCAGCGCGCGGCTCAGCGATCCATGCCTGGCGGATTACGCCGAGCGCTATTGGGGGCTGTCACTGCACACGGCGGAATACGCCCGCACGCTGGCGCGCCTGCTCGATCTGGATCAGGAGCGCTGCTATTGCGCCGGGATGCTGCATCGGCTCGGTGATCTGGCGCTGCTGCGCTGCCTGCAGGAATGGCAGCAGGCCGGCGGCGAGCTGGACGAGTTGGAGGAGGTCGGTGAAGCGTTGGCGAAGTTTGGCGCTTCTTATGGCTCGGCATTGCGCACCCGCTGGCGTCTGCCGCTGGAGTTGCGCGAGTTGATTGCTTCGGCCTACCAGCTCGGTGGTGGCGTTTACAGTCGCGAGGCGCTGGTGATGCACATGGCCGCGCAGATGGCGCGGCTGACCGAGCATGAAGGTGTCGAGGAGCTGGCGAAGAGCCGGACGGCGCGGTTGCTCAAGATCGGGCTGCCGGAGTTGATGCGGATGCGCAAATGA
- a CDS encoding GGDEF domain-containing protein, whose amino-acid sequence MVNNNQKDTTFTQWPEAAQTLMALMHAQGEVARLSEREQLISSLLVSVNAVLWAFNWETRQVLYVSPAYERIFGRSAALVLADYNQWRDSIYPDDLEYAEQSLAEVLHRGAVEDREYRIIAADGQVRWLSDKCFINRQDEPGQPVIIVGIAEDITDKKHMETELQRLATTDVLTQSSNRRHFFECAHREFAEARRQGTPLAFLLLDIDDFKVINDSYGHPEGDNVLQRIAECGRGSLRRGDLFGRIGGEEFAAVFPGCAPEMAVQVAERLQQEIQRLRFNHDGQAFSITVSQGLTNLTDEDKSLDSLFARADAAMYEAKRQGKNRIIAA is encoded by the coding sequence GGCCGCGCAAACGCTGATGGCGCTGATGCATGCGCAGGGCGAAGTCGCGCGCCTGAGCGAGCGCGAACAATTGATCAGTTCGTTGCTGGTCAGCGTCAACGCCGTGCTCTGGGCTTTCAACTGGGAAACCCGGCAGGTGCTGTACGTCAGTCCGGCCTATGAGCGGATCTTCGGCCGTTCCGCCGCGCTTGTGCTGGCTGACTACAACCAGTGGCGTGACAGCATTTACCCCGATGATCTGGAGTACGCTGAACAAAGCCTTGCCGAAGTCCTGCACCGAGGTGCGGTGGAAGATCGCGAGTACCGCATCATCGCGGCCGATGGCCAGGTGCGCTGGCTCAGCGACAAATGCTTTATCAATCGCCAGGACGAGCCCGGGCAGCCGGTGATCATCGTCGGCATCGCCGAAGACATCACTGACAAAAAGCACATGGAAACCGAGCTGCAACGCTTGGCCACCACCGATGTGCTGACGCAAAGCAGCAACCGCCGCCACTTCTTCGAATGCGCCCACCGCGAGTTCGCCGAGGCGCGGCGCCAAGGCACACCGCTGGCCTTCCTGCTACTGGACATCGACGATTTCAAAGTGATCAACGACAGCTACGGCCACCCCGAAGGCGACAACGTGCTGCAACGAATCGCCGAATGCGGGCGCGGCTCATTGCGCCGTGGCGACCTGTTCGGGCGGATTGGTGGTGAGGAGTTCGCCGCGGTGTTTCCCGGCTGTGCGCCGGAGATGGCCGTGCAAGTGGCAGAGCGACTGCAGCAGGAAATCCAGCGACTGCGCTTCAACCACGACGGGCAAGCATTCAGCATCACCGTAAGCCAGGGCCTGACCAACCTCACCGACGAAGACAAGAGCCTGGACAGCCTGTTCGCCCGCGCGGATGCCGCGATGTACGAAGCGAAACGGCAGGGCAAGAACCGGATTATTGCGGCCTGA
- the gabD gene encoding NADP-dependent succinate-semialdehyde dehydrogenase: MQLKDTQLFRQQAFIDGAWVDADNGQTIKVNNPATGEILGTVPKMGAAETRRAIEAADKALPAWRALTAKERAGKLRRWFELMIENQDDLARLMTLEQGKPLAEAKGEIVYAASFIEWFAEEAKRIYGDVIPGHQPDKRLIVIKQPIGVTAAITPWNFPAAMITRKAGPALAAGCTMVLKPASQTPFSAFALAELAQRAGIPAGVFSVVSGSAGDIGSELTSNPIVRKLSFTGSTEIGRQLMAECAKDIKKVSLELGGNAPFIVFDDADLDKAVEGAIISKYRNNGQTCVCANRLYIQDAVYDAFAEKLKVAVAKLKIGNGLEDGTTTGPLIDEKAVAKVQEHIADAVSKGATVLAGGKAMEGNFFEPTILTNVPKNAAVAKEETFGPLAPLFRFKDEAEVIAMSNDTEFGLASYFYARDLGRVFRVAEALEYGMVGVNTGLISNEVAPFGGIKASGLGREGSKYGIEDYLEIKYLCLGI; encoded by the coding sequence ATGCAGCTTAAAGATACCCAGTTGTTCCGCCAGCAAGCCTTCATCGATGGCGCTTGGGTCGATGCCGACAACGGTCAGACGATCAAGGTCAACAACCCGGCCACCGGCGAAATCCTCGGCACCGTGCCAAAGATGGGCGCCGCTGAAACCCGCCGTGCCATTGAAGCCGCTGACAAAGCGCTGCCGGCCTGGCGTGCACTGACCGCCAAAGAGCGTGCCGGCAAGCTGCGTCGCTGGTTCGAACTGATGATCGAGAACCAGGACGACCTCGCGCGCCTGATGACCCTCGAGCAAGGCAAGCCGCTGGCCGAAGCCAAGGGCGAAATCGTTTACGCCGCATCGTTCATCGAGTGGTTCGCCGAAGAAGCCAAGCGCATCTACGGTGATGTGATTCCAGGCCACCAGCCGGACAAGCGCCTGATCGTCATCAAACAACCGATCGGCGTCACTGCCGCGATCACCCCGTGGAACTTCCCGGCGGCAATGATCACCCGTAAGGCCGGCCCGGCACTGGCCGCTGGTTGCACCATGGTGCTCAAGCCTGCTTCGCAAACCCCATTCTCCGCTTTCGCTCTGGCCGAACTGGCACAGCGCGCGGGCATTCCGGCGGGTGTGTTCAGCGTGGTGTCCGGCAGCGCCGGTGACATCGGCAGCGAGCTGACCAGCAACCCGATCGTGCGAAAACTGTCCTTCACCGGCTCGACCGAAATCGGTCGCCAGTTGATGGCCGAATGCGCCAAGGACATCAAGAAAGTCTCGCTGGAACTGGGCGGCAACGCGCCGTTCATCGTGTTCGACGACGCCGATCTGGATAAGGCCGTCGAAGGCGCGATCATTTCCAAGTACCGCAACAACGGCCAGACCTGCGTCTGCGCCAACCGTCTGTACATTCAGGACGCGGTCTACGATGCGTTCGCCGAGAAGCTGAAAGTGGCTGTGGCCAAACTGAAGATCGGCAACGGTCTGGAAGATGGCACCACCACCGGCCCGCTGATCGACGAAAAAGCCGTGGCCAAGGTTCAGGAACACATCGCTGATGCCGTAAGCAAAGGCGCCACCGTACTGGCTGGCGGCAAGGCGATGGAAGGCAACTTCTTCGAGCCGACCATCCTCACCAACGTGCCGAAAAACGCGGCCGTGGCCAAGGAAGAAACCTTCGGTCCGCTGGCGCCGCTGTTCCGCTTCAAAGACGAAGCCGAAGTGATCGCCATGTCCAACGACACCGAATTCGGTCTGGCCTCATACTTCTATGCACGTGACTTGGGTCGTGTGTTCCGTGTCGCCGAAGCGCTGGAGTACGGCATGGTCGGCGTCAACACCGGGCTGATCTCCAACGAAGTCGCGCCGTTCGGCGGCATCAAGGCCTCGGGCTTGGGCCGTGAAGGCTCCAAGTACGGCATCGAAGATTACCTGGAAATCAAATACCTCTGCCTGGGCATCTAA
- the gabT gene encoding 4-aminobutyrate--2-oxoglutarate transaminase gives MSKTNAELMARRTAAVPRGVGQIHPIFAESAKNATVTDVEGREFIDFAGGIAVLNTGHVHPKIIAAVTEQLNKLTHTCFQVLAYEPYVELCEKINAKVPGDFAKKTLLVTTGSEAVENAVKIARAATGRAGVIAFTGAYHGRTMMTLGLTGKVVPYSAGMGLMPGGIFRALYPNELHGVSIDDSIASIERIFKNDAEPKDIAAIIIEPVQGEGGFYVAPKEFMKRLRALCDQHGILLIADEVQTGAGRTGTFFAMEQMGVAADLTTFAKSIAGGFPLAGVCGKAEYMDAIAPGGLGGTYAGSPIACAAALAVMEVFEEEQLLDRCKAVGERLVTGLKAIQAKYPVIGEVRALGAMIAVELFENGDSHKPNPTAVAAVVAKARDKGLILLSCGTYGNVLRVLVPLTSPDEQLDKGLAIIEECFSEL, from the coding sequence ATGAGCAAGACTAACGCTGAACTGATGGCCCGTCGTACCGCAGCTGTTCCACGTGGTGTTGGCCAGATTCACCCGATCTTCGCCGAGTCGGCAAAGAACGCCACCGTGACCGACGTTGAAGGTCGTGAGTTCATCGACTTCGCCGGCGGTATCGCTGTACTGAACACCGGCCACGTGCACCCGAAAATCATCGCCGCCGTGACTGAACAGCTGAACAAGCTGACCCACACCTGCTTCCAGGTACTGGCCTACGAGCCGTACGTTGAGCTGTGCGAAAAAATCAACGCCAAGGTGCCGGGTGATTTCGCCAAGAAAACCCTGCTGGTCACCACGGGTTCCGAAGCCGTCGAAAACGCCGTGAAGATCGCCCGTGCCGCCACTGGCCGCGCTGGCGTGATCGCGTTCACCGGCGCTTACCACGGTCGCACCATGATGACTTTGGGTCTGACCGGTAAAGTCGTGCCGTACTCGGCGGGCATGGGCCTGATGCCAGGCGGCATCTTCCGCGCGTTGTACCCGAACGAACTGCACGGCGTGAGCATCGACGATTCGATCGCTTCCATCGAGCGCATTTTCAAGAACGATGCCGAGCCGAAAGACATCGCCGCGATCATCATCGAACCTGTTCAGGGTGAGGGTGGTTTCTACGTCGCGCCGAAAGAGTTCATGAAGCGTCTGCGCGCGCTGTGCGACCAGCACGGCATTCTGCTGATCGCTGACGAAGTGCAGACCGGCGCTGGCCGTACCGGCACTTTCTTCGCCATGGAACAGATGGGCGTTGCCGCCGACCTGACCACCTTCGCCAAGTCCATCGCTGGCGGTTTCCCGCTGGCCGGCGTGTGCGGCAAGGCCGAGTACATGGACGCCATTGCTCCGGGCGGCCTGGGCGGCACCTACGCCGGTAGCCCGATCGCTTGCGCCGCTGCCCTGGCAGTCATGGAAGTGTTCGAAGAAGAGCAACTGCTGGACCGCTGCAAGGCTGTCGGCGAGCGCCTGGTCACCGGTTTGAAGGCGATTCAGGCCAAGTACCCGGTCATCGGTGAAGTGCGTGCGTTGGGCGCAATGATCGCGGTCGAGCTGTTCGAAAACGGCGACAGCCACAAGCCGAACCCGACTGCCGTGGCTGCCGTGGTGGCCAAGGCGCGTGACAAGGGCCTGATCCTGCTGTCCTGCGGCACTTACGGTAACGTGCTGCGCGTGCTGGTTCCGCTGACGTCGCCAGACGAGCAACTGGACAAAGGCCTGGCGATCATCGAAGAGTGCTTCTCTGAACTCTGA
- a CDS encoding type II toxin-antitoxin system RelE/ParE family toxin, translating to MKRLLFSEISRDDLLQIARYIARDNPGRARSFVAELRMRCAQLTSLQNQGIAREDCAKGLKMITHGRYLIFYSILKSDVLIERVLHGARDITRLFDTPTTDQPQ from the coding sequence ATGAAGCGATTATTATTTTCTGAAATCTCTCGAGATGATCTGTTGCAGATTGCCCGCTATATCGCTCGTGACAATCCTGGACGTGCTCGTTCTTTCGTCGCCGAATTACGTATGCGATGTGCTCAATTGACCAGTTTGCAAAATCAAGGAATTGCCCGGGAGGATTGCGCCAAAGGTCTGAAAATGATCACTCACGGCAGATACCTCATTTTCTACTCAATATTGAAAAGTGATGTGCTGATAGAGCGGGTACTACATGGCGCGCGGGATATAACGCGGCTATTTGATACCCCCACCACGGATCAGCCTCAATAA